The Hymenobacter sp. 5317J-9 genome has a window encoding:
- a CDS encoding UDP-2,3-diacylglucosamine diphosphatase, whose product MKQALTLPDLALPPGKKVYFASDFHLGAPNAAASLEREKRIVRWLDEAARDAAAIYLLGDLFDFWFEYRHAVPRGFIRLQGKLAELTDAGLPITIFTGNHDMWMFGYFTQEMGIPVLRREVSQRIGNQMFHIGHGDGLGPKDYSYKALKRVFTSSLAQWLFARLHPNFGIGMANRWSRRSRMQAGKDDTKYFGDEEWLLQYCREVETRLHHDYYVFGHRHLPLDVAVAAGSRYVNLGEWVNYCSYGVYDGNELALRHFEQ is encoded by the coding sequence ATGAAGCAAGCCCTCACGCTGCCCGACCTGGCCCTGCCGCCGGGCAAAAAAGTCTACTTCGCCTCCGATTTTCACCTGGGGGCACCCAACGCGGCGGCTTCCCTGGAGCGGGAAAAGCGCATTGTGCGCTGGCTGGATGAAGCGGCCCGCGACGCGGCGGCCATCTACCTGCTGGGCGATTTGTTCGATTTCTGGTTTGAGTACCGGCACGCCGTGCCGCGGGGCTTCATTCGGCTGCAGGGCAAGCTGGCGGAGCTAACCGACGCCGGCCTTCCCATCACCATCTTCACCGGCAACCACGACATGTGGATGTTCGGCTACTTTACCCAGGAAATGGGCATTCCGGTGCTGCGTCGGGAAGTGTCGCAGCGCATTGGCAACCAGATGTTTCACATTGGGCACGGCGATGGGCTGGGGCCCAAGGACTACAGCTATAAGGCCTTGAAGCGGGTGTTCACCTCTTCGCTGGCGCAGTGGCTGTTTGCGCGGCTGCACCCCAATTTCGGCATTGGCATGGCCAACCGCTGGAGCCGCCGCAGCCGCATGCAGGCCGGCAAGGACGACACCAAATACTTCGGCGACGAGGAGTGGCTGCTGCAATACTGCCGCGAGGTCGAAACGCGTTTGCACCACGACTACTACGTGTTCGGCCACCGGCACCTGCCGCTCGATGTGGCAGTGGCCGCGGGCAGCCGCTACGTCAACCTGGGCGAATGGGTCAATTATTGCAGCTATGGCGTGTATGACGGCAACGAATTGGCTTTGCGGCATTTTGAGCAGTAG
- a CDS encoding LUD domain-containing protein: MDSENSATGARAAVLARIRQGLAAGPAQLPPRPDFAAPVHPPLGGDDPVVAFAESFQRVGGEFYYCESLPHLAAQLAGFRQRQQVGIPFVWEPELQALLYKAGVAFRADETEFIEQADLSLTSCEALVARTGSVLVSAATGSGRRLSIYPDQHLVLARPSQVVAEIGDALRVMQARYGAQLPSMVSLTTGPSRTADIEKTLVLGAHGPRRIALFLLEDDDAALT; encoded by the coding sequence ATGGATTCAGAAAATTCTGCCACCGGAGCCCGGGCGGCCGTGCTGGCCCGCATCCGGCAGGGGCTGGCGGCCGGCCCTGCCCAACTGCCACCCCGGCCCGACTTTGCCGCGCCGGTGCACCCGCCGCTGGGCGGCGATGACCCCGTGGTGGCTTTTGCCGAAAGCTTCCAGCGGGTGGGCGGGGAGTTCTACTACTGCGAGTCGCTGCCGCACCTGGCGGCGCAGTTGGCCGGCTTTCGCCAGCGGCAGCAGGTGGGCATTCCGTTTGTGTGGGAGCCCGAGCTGCAGGCGCTACTCTATAAGGCCGGCGTGGCGTTTCGGGCCGATGAAACCGAGTTCATTGAGCAAGCCGACTTGAGCCTGACTTCCTGCGAGGCGCTGGTGGCGCGCACGGGCAGCGTGCTGGTATCGGCGGCCACGGGCAGCGGGCGGCGGCTGAGCATCTACCCCGACCAGCATTTGGTGTTGGCCCGCCCCAGCCAGGTGGTGGCCGAAATCGGCGATGCCCTGCGCGTGATGCAGGCCCGCTACGGCGCGCAACTGCCTTCCATGGTGTCGCTCACCACCGGCCCCAGCCGCACCGCCGACATTGAAAAGACCCTTGTGCTGGGCGCCCACGGTCCGCGCCGCATTGCGTTGTTTTTACTGGAAGACGACGACGCTGCGCTTACTTAA
- a CDS encoding carboxypeptidase-like regulatory domain-containing protein produces MTTLLRSALLACFGLLLLPLYGAAQQVSGTVSSATSQQPLPFVNIGLPARGLGTVADEQGRYQLRYNPAYAADTVRISSVGFEPRLVTFATLLAAPNVALTPAAVSLTEVSVLANNTKLRTHTLGLAKPSSHFDMHMSSNELGTELGTIIRLARRPALVQTLHIAVVKNEAGPLTFRLNLYRLDAKGLPTNDKLLSRDVLLTASATPGVLTADLTADHLVLDQDFLLAVEWVKGTDAAATDLTKRLGFGGSLSYGYDIFMRRTSQAAWKKPTFKSNMPLLGLRPQVAFYTTVRD; encoded by the coding sequence ATGACTACACTTTTACGCTCGGCGCTGCTTGCTTGCTTTGGACTGCTTCTGTTGCCGCTATACGGTGCTGCGCAGCAAGTTTCGGGCACTGTTTCCAGCGCTACCTCGCAACAGCCGTTGCCCTTCGTCAACATCGGCCTGCCGGCGCGGGGCCTCGGGACGGTGGCCGACGAACAGGGCCGCTATCAGCTGCGCTACAACCCTGCTTACGCCGCCGATACCGTTCGGATTTCCAGCGTGGGCTTTGAGCCGCGGCTGGTCACGTTTGCCACCCTGCTGGCCGCGCCTAATGTGGCCCTCACGCCAGCCGCCGTGTCGCTGACCGAGGTGAGCGTGCTGGCTAATAATACTAAGCTGCGCACGCACACGCTGGGGCTGGCCAAACCGTCGTCGCACTTCGACATGCACATGTCTTCCAACGAGTTGGGCACCGAGCTGGGCACCATCATTCGCCTGGCCCGGCGGCCGGCACTGGTGCAAACTCTGCACATAGCCGTGGTAAAAAACGAGGCCGGGCCCCTCACCTTCCGCCTCAACCTCTACCGCCTCGACGCCAAAGGCCTGCCCACCAACGACAAGCTGCTGAGCCGCGACGTGCTGCTCACGGCTTCCGCAACGCCCGGCGTGCTCACCGCTGACCTCACGGCCGACCACCTGGTGCTGGACCAAGACTTTCTGCTGGCCGTGGAGTGGGTGAAAGGCACCGACGCGGCTGCTACCGACCTCACCAAGCGCTTGGGCTTTGGCGGCTCCCTCAGCTACGGCTACGATATTTTCATGCGCCGTACCAGCCAGGCCGCCTGGAAAAAGCCCACCTTCAAAAGCAACATGCCGCTGCTGGGCCTGCGTCCGCAAGTGGCTTTTTACACTACCGTGCGCGACTAA
- the ftsH gene encoding ATP-dependent zinc metalloprotease FtsH: MSDKNPNNKKKKPLTPAPNPRPGLQLWVLAGLLVFVFGVLVMNSMNAPAKINQQRFENMLAAGDVKEITIISNQKLVEVKLKPEAQEKYKQELTRRTPFGASGTGGAQFYFPVVDAKLFQEDLDKLQKDVAAGQRLPLNIEERNSPGDYIWNYGFIVLMIVGFWFLMRRMGSAGGPGGQIFSIGKSRAALFEGGDKVKITFKDVAGLEEAKEEVQEIVEFLKNPSKFTILGGKIPKGALLVGPPGTGKTLLAKAVAGEADVPFFSLSGSDFVEMFVGVGAARVRDLFKQAKAKAPCIIFIDEIDAVGRSRSRGSVPGGNDERENTLNSLLVEMDGFGTDSGVIILAATNRPDTLDSALLRPGRFDRQISIDKPDINGRTEIFNVHLKPLTLGPDVDARRLSAQTPGFAGAEIANVCNEAALIAARRDKKFITDQDFTDAIDRVIGGLEKKNKIISPGEKRIVAYHEAGHAIAGWFLEHVDPLVKVSIVPRGVAALGYAQYLPKEQFLYNTEQLIDEMCMALGGRAAEELVFGKISTGALSDLERITKMAYSIVTMYGMNAKLGNVSFYDSKGQNEYGFSKPYSEATSQMIDEEVRTIIDQAYTRTKELLTERRHELEVIAKELLEKEVLQQEDLTRLVGPRPFATQTNYQAHMAGTDRSETASEVKGEQTAGGKLGNDLPDLNLPGLNDDRNNEASAPSGNAVAGA, translated from the coding sequence ATGTCGGATAAAAATCCCAACAACAAGAAAAAGAAGCCCCTGACGCCGGCGCCCAATCCGCGGCCGGGCCTGCAGCTGTGGGTACTGGCCGGCTTGCTCGTGTTCGTGTTCGGCGTACTGGTGATGAACAGCATGAACGCGCCGGCCAAAATCAACCAGCAGCGCTTCGAAAACATGCTCGCCGCCGGCGACGTGAAGGAAATTACCATCATCAGCAACCAAAAGCTGGTGGAAGTGAAGCTGAAGCCCGAAGCCCAAGAGAAATACAAGCAGGAGCTCACGCGCCGCACGCCCTTTGGGGCCAGCGGCACGGGTGGGGCGCAGTTTTATTTCCCCGTGGTCGATGCCAAGCTCTTCCAGGAAGACCTCGACAAATTGCAAAAAGACGTGGCGGCCGGCCAGCGCCTGCCCCTCAACATTGAAGAGCGCAACAGCCCCGGCGACTACATCTGGAACTACGGTTTCATCGTGCTGATGATAGTCGGGTTCTGGTTCCTGATGCGCCGCATGGGCAGCGCCGGTGGCCCCGGTGGTCAGATTTTCAGCATCGGCAAGAGCCGCGCCGCCCTGTTTGAAGGCGGCGACAAGGTGAAAATTACCTTCAAAGACGTGGCCGGCCTCGAAGAAGCCAAAGAGGAAGTGCAGGAGATTGTGGAGTTCTTGAAGAACCCCAGCAAGTTCACCATCCTCGGCGGCAAGATTCCGAAAGGCGCCCTGCTCGTAGGCCCTCCCGGTACCGGTAAAACCTTGCTGGCCAAAGCCGTAGCCGGCGAGGCCGACGTGCCGTTCTTCTCGCTGTCGGGCTCCGACTTCGTGGAGATGTTCGTGGGCGTTGGCGCGGCCCGCGTGCGCGACTTGTTTAAACAAGCCAAAGCCAAGGCGCCCTGTATCATTTTCATCGACGAGATTGACGCAGTGGGCCGCAGCCGCTCGCGTGGCTCAGTGCCCGGTGGCAACGACGAGCGCGAGAACACCCTGAACTCGCTGCTGGTGGAAATGGACGGTTTTGGCACCGATTCGGGCGTCATCATCCTCGCTGCCACCAACCGCCCCGATACCCTCGACTCGGCCCTACTACGTCCCGGTCGTTTCGACCGCCAAATCAGCATAGACAAGCCGGATATTAACGGCCGCACCGAGATTTTTAACGTGCACCTCAAGCCCCTGACGCTGGGACCCGACGTGGACGCCCGCCGGCTGTCGGCGCAGACCCCCGGTTTTGCCGGCGCCGAGATTGCCAACGTCTGCAACGAGGCCGCCCTCATCGCCGCCCGCCGCGACAAAAAGTTCATCACCGACCAGGACTTCACCGACGCCATCGACCGCGTGATTGGGGGCCTGGAGAAGAAAAATAAAATCATCTCGCCCGGCGAAAAGCGCATCGTGGCCTACCACGAAGCCGGCCACGCCATCGCAGGCTGGTTCCTGGAGCACGTCGACCCGCTGGTGAAGGTGAGCATTGTGCCCCGCGGGGTGGCCGCCCTCGGCTACGCGCAGTACCTGCCCAAGGAGCAGTTTTTGTACAACACCGAGCAACTGATTGACGAAATGTGCATGGCCCTGGGTGGCCGCGCCGCCGAGGAGCTGGTGTTTGGCAAAATCTCGACCGGCGCCCTGAGCGACCTGGAGCGCATCACCAAGATGGCCTACAGCATCGTGACGATGTACGGCATGAACGCCAAGCTTGGCAACGTGTCGTTCTACGATTCGAAAGGCCAGAACGAATACGGTTTCTCAAAGCCGTACTCGGAAGCCACTTCGCAGATGATTGACGAGGAAGTGCGCACCATCATCGACCAAGCTTACACCCGCACCAAAGAGCTGCTAACCGAGCGCCGCCACGAGTTGGAGGTAATTGCCAAGGAGCTGTTGGAGAAAGAGGTGCTGCAACAGGAAGACCTGACCCGCCTGGTGGGCCCGCGTCCCTTCGCTACCCAGACCAACTACCAGGCCCACATGGCCGGCACCGACCGCAGCGAAACCGCCAGCGAAGTGAAAGGTGAGCAGACCGCCGGCGGCAAGCTCGGCAACGACCTGCCCGACCTGAACCTGCCCGGCTTGAACGACGACCGCAACAACGAAGCGTCGGCTCCCAGCGGCAATGCCGTAGCCGGCGCGTAG
- the rsfS gene encoding ribosome silencing factor, which yields MKSTLVRQDSDTLADLVIRGMQDKKASDIVVLNLKELKNAVADYFIICSANSDTQLDAVARSVEEEIEKVTGESPWQTEGRTNREWVLLDYVDVVVHVFLRDRRKFYALEELWGDADIRYVEEEPA from the coding sequence ATGAAAAGCACGTTGGTCCGGCAGGATTCAGACACATTGGCAGATTTGGTCATCCGCGGGATGCAGGACAAAAAAGCGTCCGACATCGTGGTGCTGAATTTAAAAGAACTCAAAAACGCCGTGGCAGATTATTTTATCATCTGCTCGGCCAATTCCGATACCCAGCTCGACGCCGTGGCCCGCTCGGTGGAAGAGGAGATTGAAAAAGTGACCGGCGAAAGCCCCTGGCAAACCGAAGGCCGTACCAACCGCGAGTGGGTGCTGCTCGACTACGTGGACGTGGTGGTGCACGTGTTCTTGCGCGACCGCCGCAAGTTCTACGCCCTCGAAGAACTGTGGGGCGACGCCGACATCCGCTACGTGGAGGAAGAGCCGGCGTAA
- a CDS encoding biotin--[acetyl-CoA-carboxylase] ligase codes for MFTGQQLLWLPACASTNSEAQALIVQNRASEGCTVITDFQSAGRGQRGNQWEGAAAENLMLSVVWQPTFLAAAQQFQLSQAVALGVHDWAAALLGSDPKLKLKWPNDLYYGDQKLGGILIENTLSGAKIQYSIIGIGMNINQQGFAVPTATSLGLLTGRAYDRAALAARLLECLERRYLQLRAGQVGALRQAYLHALYRYQETHSFLIDGQETQGQIVGVEDDGRLAVAVGAELRRFGMQEIRHL; via the coding sequence TTGTTCACGGGCCAACAACTCCTCTGGTTGCCGGCCTGTGCCTCGACCAATTCGGAGGCCCAGGCATTGATTGTCCAAAACCGGGCCAGTGAGGGCTGCACCGTGATTACGGACTTTCAGTCGGCTGGCCGGGGCCAGCGCGGCAACCAGTGGGAAGGTGCCGCCGCCGAAAACCTGATGCTTTCGGTGGTGTGGCAGCCCACGTTTCTGGCGGCCGCGCAACAGTTTCAACTCAGCCAGGCCGTGGCCCTGGGGGTGCACGACTGGGCCGCGGCCCTGCTGGGCTCCGACCCGAAACTGAAGCTAAAGTGGCCCAACGACCTGTATTACGGCGACCAGAAGCTGGGGGGCATCTTGATTGAAAACACCCTGAGCGGGGCAAAGATTCAATATAGCATCATTGGTATCGGCATGAATATCAACCAGCAAGGGTTTGCCGTGCCCACGGCCACCTCGCTGGGCCTGCTCACGGGCCGCGCCTACGACCGCGCCGCGCTGGCCGCCCGCCTGCTCGAATGCCTGGAGCGGCGCTACCTGCAGCTGCGCGCCGGGCAGGTGGGCGCGTTGCGCCAAGCCTACCTGCACGCCCTGTACCGCTACCAGGAAACACATTCTTTTCTCATTGACGGGCAGGAAACGCAGGGGCAGATAGTGGGCGTGGAAGACGATGGCCGGCTGGCCGTGGCCGTGGGCGCGGAGCTACGACGGTTTGGCATGCAGGAAATCCGGCACCTGTAG
- a CDS encoding zinc-dependent metalloprotease has product MFHVFQKDDGTGNWQSPSQDGGADEALLRGLVYGLARFPAGTGAGGRDIRGINGIYSQLDNRVTTLTPNPAAVPATGVAADTRVRFALEGIRYYRNTVAWDLSNNSLTGCVNLSGTSHCLSSYYDTFVANSNTTQDQTHTALTPDEKEHVIHLFFAENPGLPSTRADQFGNLVSHYGFGGAANNAPGSFAYLRGSYWTLNNHPLWSANGVRNVNPQDAFRQVEYVLAHELGHCLGLGHTFDGSEACSGTQFNDPPTVAPQGATNNVMDAAYLPGFSMSQCQIGKMHYYLGHAGESLLDQKVVLDYCQQVPGEDVTIGAGQRVVWNSAHNLRGNLYIEAGASLTVRCRVGFAGPVAKVVVRQGGELILDNGTLGNYATSAALECGDDLRLWLGGDGTDGDNSGLISIRNGGGFTSQHLSATLTAGATLHVGPVPVVLDACQVLTQAGSYLCVESGATFALERQARFTIDPNTILGLRPTVHLQADCQSSLCDILSQSLAFTASTRLRSGTVLGVCAGSDVAMAIRGPQDGNATTDVTWYKNNVAVASGFDYVDAPAGPGPVAYRVEVNFNNGCPPVAYSFSQPIIPMPTISLQANTATICVEGNTAAYGADGQFSLNSLTSTLRDPNDPANQNVVAVWRDPAASGVLTAVTPPPGNTTFYRLNTVALRAKGLASYQLELCNQSASSGRCLACATVTLNLRTSVFSVTPPAASCAGQPVTLHASGPSGTTYTWNPGNLQGATVTVAPTSTTTYTATATAGGCSAIQPVTVTVRPATCLSCLSSYVDVNSAGTRFTSYTFAPGKTYVFTRDTELANGSFVVPEGATLLFEAKVTLTLADGAQLDLRGGRLTATCDEMWGGIVAEASSAGVVAQQPPTVAYSEISHSRNGLRIYGAAGSAAQPALQLDYVAFRHNGLGVTVSNEASEMPFAGLIDHCLFDSDPRQMLTPWQYVSARDLHVSQRHLSLAGNCAGLTLRNSTLDHALLGVWAPVSAPFSADHNVFRNFYVAGVYAHDLLPAGTHLTMNEFEYPPAANDIVASHSPQLRDLFATDLAGEGPTSMLREGVCVGIFGPTVTQPGLPVFTLEGNNFRQNTPLATYDSQVPYPQHGVIITGGIVRHNTFRNLQIAYMSGSTQQGGEVRDNLFYSCVYGVYFTNTQNHSLSATGGAVVSCNTFERLPNLSGTSMGIVRDFCQAYYSNDPCTQLNISTERVPGSPGQTRPILQKNWFVGTASGNDHFYHIYNSETNAPIDYWTFDDIAPSIIGNGGQILVRTVNQLLTPSSSGVPGNDCASEGYQYGLQGIVGPSSPKAPATSAVAGAFLDQNAPNPCNGTTSISYRTPPSSAEAELVVRNYYSGAVVLRQPVPAGEHTVELNVAKLPPGGYHYALEIGGRPVAHHNLLVQ; this is encoded by the coding sequence ATGTTTCACGTCTTCCAAAAGGATGACGGTACCGGCAACTGGCAGTCCCCTTCCCAGGATGGCGGGGCCGACGAAGCCTTGTTGCGCGGGTTGGTGTACGGCCTGGCGCGTTTTCCGGCCGGCACCGGGGCCGGAGGACGGGACATTCGGGGCATTAACGGCATTTATTCGCAGCTCGACAACCGCGTAACCACCCTTACGCCCAACCCGGCGGCCGTGCCCGCAACGGGCGTTGCCGCCGATACGCGCGTGCGCTTTGCGCTGGAAGGCATACGCTACTACCGCAACACCGTGGCGTGGGATTTGTCGAACAACAGCCTTACGGGCTGCGTCAATTTGAGCGGCACTTCCCACTGTCTGTCGAGCTACTACGACACCTTCGTGGCCAACAGCAACACCACGCAGGACCAAACGCACACCGCGCTGACGCCGGACGAGAAAGAGCACGTCATCCACCTGTTTTTCGCCGAAAACCCCGGCCTCCCCAGTACCCGGGCCGACCAGTTTGGCAACCTCGTGAGTCATTACGGGTTTGGGGGCGCGGCCAATAATGCACCTGGCTCTTTTGCCTACCTGCGGGGTAGTTACTGGACGTTGAATAACCACCCCCTGTGGTCGGCTAACGGTGTGCGCAACGTCAATCCGCAAGATGCTTTTCGGCAAGTTGAGTATGTGCTGGCGCATGAATTGGGACATTGCCTGGGATTGGGGCACACCTTCGACGGCAGCGAAGCCTGTAGCGGCACCCAATTCAACGACCCACCTACCGTGGCCCCGCAAGGTGCCACTAATAATGTGATGGATGCGGCCTACTTGCCGGGGTTTTCCATGTCGCAATGCCAGATTGGGAAGATGCACTATTATCTGGGTCACGCCGGGGAATCCTTGCTCGACCAAAAAGTGGTATTGGACTATTGCCAACAGGTGCCCGGCGAGGACGTGACCATCGGCGCGGGCCAGCGCGTGGTGTGGAACAGCGCCCACAACCTGCGCGGCAACCTGTACATCGAAGCGGGTGCTTCGCTCACCGTGCGCTGCCGGGTGGGCTTTGCGGGCCCGGTGGCCAAAGTAGTGGTTCGCCAAGGCGGCGAGTTGATTCTGGACAACGGCACGCTCGGCAATTACGCCACCAGCGCGGCGCTGGAATGCGGCGATGACCTGCGGCTGTGGCTGGGCGGCGACGGCACCGACGGCGACAATAGCGGCCTTATCAGCATTCGCAACGGCGGGGGCTTCACCTCCCAACACTTGAGTGCCACGCTGACCGCCGGCGCAACCCTGCACGTGGGCCCGGTGCCGGTGGTGTTGGATGCTTGCCAGGTGCTCACGCAAGCCGGCAGCTACCTGTGCGTGGAGTCGGGCGCCACCTTTGCCCTCGAGCGGCAAGCCCGATTCACCATCGACCCCAACACTATTCTGGGCTTGCGCCCGACGGTTCACCTGCAAGCCGACTGCCAAAGCAGCCTGTGTGATATATTGAGCCAGTCGCTTGCCTTCACGGCGTCTACCCGCCTGCGTTCCGGCACGGTGCTCGGGGTGTGCGCCGGCTCCGACGTGGCAATGGCCATCCGCGGCCCCCAGGACGGCAACGCCACCACCGATGTAACCTGGTATAAGAATAACGTGGCCGTAGCCAGCGGCTTCGATTACGTGGATGCCCCCGCCGGCCCGGGCCCCGTGGCCTACCGGGTCGAGGTGAATTTCAACAACGGTTGTCCCCCAGTTGCCTACTCATTCTCCCAGCCCATCATCCCCATGCCCACCATCAGTCTGCAGGCCAACACCGCCACGATTTGTGTAGAGGGCAACACCGCGGCTTACGGTGCCGACGGCCAGTTTAGCCTGAACAGCCTGACCAGCACCTTACGCGACCCGAACGACCCGGCTAATCAGAACGTGGTGGCCGTGTGGCGCGACCCAGCGGCGTCCGGGGTGCTGACGGCGGTAACGCCCCCGCCGGGAAATACAACTTTTTACCGGTTAAACACGGTTGCCTTGCGGGCCAAGGGGCTGGCTTCTTACCAGTTGGAACTGTGCAACCAATCGGCTAGCTCGGGGCGCTGCCTAGCCTGCGCCACCGTTACCCTCAACCTGCGGACGTCCGTGTTTTCCGTGACCCCGCCCGCCGCGTCCTGCGCCGGCCAACCCGTGACGCTCCATGCCAGCGGCCCAAGCGGCACCACCTACACCTGGAACCCCGGCAACTTGCAAGGGGCCACCGTCACGGTGGCTCCTACCAGCACCACCACTTACACCGCAACGGCTACCGCGGGTGGCTGCTCGGCCATCCAGCCAGTCACCGTGACCGTGCGCCCGGCTACTTGCCTGAGCTGTTTGAGCAGCTACGTCGACGTGAACAGCGCGGGCACACGCTTTACGTCCTACACGTTCGCGCCGGGAAAAACCTATGTGTTCACCAGAGACACCGAGTTGGCCAACGGCTCGTTTGTGGTGCCGGAAGGTGCAACGCTGCTCTTCGAAGCGAAAGTGACCCTGACGTTGGCCGACGGCGCCCAACTGGACCTGCGCGGCGGACGCCTCACCGCCACCTGTGATGAGATGTGGGGCGGCATCGTGGCCGAAGCCAGCAGCGCCGGCGTAGTAGCCCAGCAGCCCCCCACCGTAGCGTATTCTGAAATTAGCCATAGCCGCAATGGCCTGCGCATTTATGGCGCTGCCGGCTCCGCCGCCCAGCCCGCGCTGCAGCTCGACTACGTGGCGTTCCGGCACAACGGCTTGGGCGTGACGGTGAGCAACGAGGCATCGGAAATGCCCTTTGCCGGGCTGATTGACCATTGCCTGTTCGATTCAGACCCCCGGCAGATGCTGACGCCCTGGCAATATGTATCGGCCCGCGACCTGCACGTGAGCCAGCGGCATCTTTCCCTGGCCGGCAACTGCGCCGGCCTGACCCTGCGCAACAGCACCCTCGACCATGCCCTGCTAGGCGTATGGGCGCCGGTTTCGGCGCCGTTCTCGGCCGACCACAACGTGTTTCGCAATTTCTACGTGGCGGGGGTGTACGCCCACGACCTGCTGCCGGCCGGCACGCACCTGACGATGAACGAGTTTGAGTACCCGCCCGCGGCCAACGACATCGTGGCCAGCCACAGCCCGCAGCTGCGGGACCTGTTTGCCACGGACCTGGCCGGCGAAGGGCCCACTTCTATGCTGCGCGAGGGCGTGTGCGTGGGCATCTTCGGGCCCACCGTCACGCAGCCTGGCTTGCCCGTCTTCACGCTGGAAGGCAACAACTTTCGGCAGAACACGCCGCTCGCCACCTATGATTCGCAGGTTCCTTATCCGCAGCATGGGGTCATTATCACGGGCGGCATCGTGCGCCACAACACGTTTCGCAACCTGCAAATAGCGTACATGAGCGGCTCGACGCAGCAAGGCGGGGAAGTGCGCGACAACCTGTTTTACAGTTGCGTGTATGGGGTGTACTTCACCAACACTCAGAACCATTCGCTGAGCGCAACCGGCGGCGCCGTGGTAAGCTGCAATACCTTTGAGCGTTTGCCTAACCTGAGTGGCACCAGCATGGGCATCGTGCGAGACTTCTGCCAGGCTTACTATAGCAACGACCCGTGCACGCAACTCAACATCAGTACGGAACGGGTTCCCGGAAGCCCGGGTCAAACAAGGCCAATTTTGCAAAAAAATTGGTTCGTAGGAACGGCAAGCGGCAACGACCATTTTTATCACATCTACAACTCAGAGACGAACGCACCGATTGATTATTGGACGTTTGACGACATCGCTCCTTCCATCATTGGAAACGGGGGGCAGATTCTTGTACGAACTGTCAATCAACTGCTCACTCCTTCATCCTCTGGTGTCCCAGGCAATGATTGTGCTTCTGAAGGCTATCAGTACGGTTTGCAGGGCATTGTCGGTCCTTCGTCTCCGAAGGCGCCTGCAACGAGTGCCGTTGCAGGTGCATTTTTAGACCAGAACGCGCCCAATCCTTGCAACGGCACCACCTCGATAAGCTACCGAACGCCGCCCAGCAGCGCGGAAGCAGAGTTAGTGGTCAGAAATTATTACTCGGGGGCGGTAGTGTTGCGCCAACCCGTGCCGGCCGGCGAGCATACTGTAGAACTGAACGTGGCCAAGCTGCCGCCCGGCGGCTACCACTATGCGCTGGAAATCGGTGGCCGCCCCGTAGCCCACCACAACCTATTGGTGCAATGA